The Danio rerio strain Tuebingen ecotype United States chromosome 10, GRCz12tu, whole genome shotgun sequence genome contains a region encoding:
- the pimr145 gene encoding serine/threonine-protein kinase pim-2 — protein MSSSSVLSAIQQYSDTMAFSKLINRLKKAFGVKCANEQPCEPLEPTDSTTENHRHLMTDDPAVAAGKQAGRQKKRKLKLSPIFFACFSRRRATVVDQLCVQEIHELHAEPISSSKFFCTAASNLELEVLQPPALDAPADEDLDFKPEVNSFDSAVVIENDSAELHFTEDIESSLSEDSLEQELDSPPSSPSDEDNELPVSQQLITDDICDSALDENWNPLPDQVSQEDSAVKSTADDGTCLDNNDISCRYKLGKQLGEGGFGSVYEGIRIQDGLQVAVKFVQKTPNMQDVSSSCDQPLPLEITLANMASGGSRCSNIIQLLDWQIFKNHYVMVMERPSPSMDLEAFLEVSGGVLSEKTAHTIMRQAVYAANVCCYRGVFHRDIKLQNLLVNPDTLEVKLIDFGCGDFMMESAYSIFSGTEAYIPPEFYEKGCYRAKPATVYSLGVLLFTMLHGEFPSAYDLYYLQHDWSKFTLSQECCDMMRACLHENPECRIPLEEMPYHDWSMLEF, from the exons ATGtctagtagttcagtactttctgcgATTCAACAGTACAGTGATACAATGGCATTTTCAAAACTGATTAACCGTCTGAAGAAAGCGTTTGGTGTTAAGTGTGCGAACGAACAACCGTGTGAGCCACTCGAACCCACCGACAGCACGACAGAGAATCACCGTCATCTGATGACCGATGACCCGGCCGTCGCTGCAGGAAAACAGGCAGGGAGACAGAAAAAGAGGAAACTCAAATTGTCTCCCATCTTCTTCGCCTGTTTTTCCAGAAGAAGAGCTACTGTTGTTG ATCAGCTATGTGTGCAGGAGATCCATGAACTTCACGCAGAGCCCATCAGTAGCTCTAAATTCTTCTGCACTGCTGCGAGCAACCTGGAGCTGGAAGTTCTCCAACCTCCAGCTCTTGATGCTCCAGCAGACGAAGATTTGGACTTTAAGCCGGAAGTGAACAGCTTTGACTCTGCAGTGGTCATTGAGAACGACTCTGCAGAGCTTCACTTCACAGAAGACATTGAATCCTCCCTCAGTGAGGACAGCCTGGAGCAAGAGCTTGATAGTCCTCCAAGTTCACCATCCGATGAGGACAATGAACTTCCAGTGAGCCAGCAGCTCATAACAGATGACATCTGTGACTCTGCCCTGGATGAAAACTGGAACCCTTTACCGGATCAGGTCTCACAAGAGGACTCTGCTGTGAAGTCTACAGCAGATGatgggacctgcttggacaata ATGACATCAGCTGCCGCTACAAACTCGGAAAGCAGCTTGGTGAAGGAGGTTTCGGCTCCGTGTATGAGGGGATTCGCATACAGGATGGTCTGCAG GTGGCAGTTAAATTTGTCCAGAAGACCCCAAATATGCAAGATGTCAGCTCT tcatgtgaccaGCCACTTCCTTTAGAGATCACCTTGGCAAACATGGCCAGCGGTGGCTCCAGGTGTTCGAACATTATTCAGCTTCTGGACTGGCAGATCTTTAAAAACCATTACGTCATGGTGATGGAGCGGCCTAGTCCAAGCATGGACCTGGAGGCATTCCTTGAAGTCAGCGGAGGAGTCCTCAGTGAGAAAACAGCACATACCATCATGAGGCAAGCTGTTTATGCGGCCAACGTGTGCTGTTACCGTGGGGTGTTCCACCGGGACATTAAGCTTCAAAACCTGCTGGTGAACCCCGACACACTGGAAGTCAAGCTGATCGACTTCGGGTGTGGAGACTTCATGATGGAATCAGCCTACAGTATCTTCTCTG GCACAGAAGCGTACATCCCGCCAGAGTTTTATGAAAAAGGATGCTACCGGGCCAAACCAGCGACGGTCTATTCTCTTGGGGTTCTTCTGTTCACAATGCTCCATGGAGAATTCCCATCAGCGTATGACCTGTACTACCTCCAACATGACTggtccaaatttaccctctctcaAG AATGCTGTGATATGATGAGGGCTTGTCTGCATGAGAATCCAGAGTGCAGAATTCCTCTTGAAGAGATGCCTTACCACGACTGGTCCATGCTGGAGTTCTGA